A genomic region of Xanthomonas campestris pv. phormiicola contains the following coding sequences:
- a CDS encoding GtrA family protein codes for MPVRADTARGSQLVRYLINGVLATVVHFSVLKFNLEVVGMASAGLANGVAAVFGIAASFIGSRYFVFRNSGGRLLHQGILFLLVYACIAVLHALVMYVWADRLKFDYRIGFLLATGMQMVFSFLANKFMVFK; via the coding sequence ATGCCCGTCCGCGCTGACACGGCGCGGGGCAGTCAGCTTGTTCGTTATCTGATCAACGGCGTGCTTGCCACAGTAGTCCACTTCTCGGTGTTGAAATTCAACCTGGAAGTGGTCGGCATGGCGTCGGCAGGCTTGGCCAACGGCGTCGCTGCAGTCTTTGGTATCGCTGCCTCGTTCATTGGCAGCCGCTATTTCGTCTTCAGAAACAGTGGCGGCCGCTTGCTACATCAGGGCATCCTGTTTCTGCTGGTCTACGCATGCATCGCTGTACTGCATGCGCTAGTGATGTATGTTTGGGCCGATCGGCTTAAGTTTGACTATCGAATAGGGTTCCTATTGGCTACCGGCATGCAAATGGTTTTCAGTTTTCTGGCCAACAAATTCATGGTATTCAAGTGA
- a CDS encoding GDP-mannose 4,6-dehydratase yields MEGIVRLRRDGTQAGGLALNIRLLVTGLRGFVGGHVAEAIEAGVFGDATLLSLPDGLDLRDRQATERVIASMAPDHVLHLAGQSFVPRSIQSPAETYEVNVVGTVNLVQALALGGFSGRFLYVSSGDVYGRVEERNLPVDCSTPARPMNPYAASKIAAEEYCLQEWRRTGLNLVIARPFNHIGPRQDARFVVASFAQQLRQIANGEREPVLNVGDIDTTRDFTDVRDVVRAYAALLERGDAGSRYIVASGVERSPRQLLELMITLIGLDVRIEQDPSRMRASEQRRMVADASKTTHACGWVPSISIETTLEDILKTVSY; encoded by the coding sequence ATGGAAGGCATCGTTCGACTACGCCGTGATGGCACGCAAGCCGGTGGCCTCGCATTGAATATCCGATTGCTCGTAACGGGGCTGAGGGGTTTCGTCGGCGGTCATGTCGCCGAGGCGATTGAAGCAGGTGTCTTCGGCGACGCCACATTGCTATCGTTGCCTGACGGACTGGACTTGCGTGATCGCCAGGCGACTGAGCGGGTGATTGCGTCAATGGCCCCCGATCATGTCCTGCATCTGGCAGGTCAGAGCTTCGTGCCGCGATCCATCCAGTCGCCCGCAGAGACCTACGAGGTCAATGTCGTCGGTACCGTGAACCTCGTCCAAGCACTCGCTTTAGGGGGGTTCAGTGGGCGCTTCCTTTACGTCAGTTCCGGTGATGTCTATGGTCGTGTGGAGGAACGTAATCTGCCGGTAGATTGCTCCACGCCGGCCAGGCCAATGAATCCCTATGCGGCGAGTAAGATCGCAGCAGAAGAGTATTGCCTACAGGAATGGCGTCGTACCGGTCTGAATCTCGTGATCGCAAGGCCGTTTAATCACATCGGCCCGCGCCAGGATGCTCGGTTCGTGGTCGCGTCTTTCGCTCAGCAACTCAGGCAGATCGCCAATGGGGAACGCGAGCCAGTCCTGAATGTGGGCGACATCGATACCACGCGTGACTTCACCGATGTTCGCGACGTGGTGCGCGCCTATGCTGCCTTGCTCGAAAGGGGAGATGCCGGTAGCCGCTACATCGTTGCATCGGGAGTCGAGCGTTCGCCGCGCCAACTTCTAGAATTAATGATCACTTTGATAGGGCTGGATGTGCGCATCGAGCAGGACCCTTCCAGGATGCGGGCGTCGGAGCAGCGTAGGATGGTCGCCGATGCTTCCAAGACAACTCATGCTTGCGGTTGGGTTCCTTCCATTTCCATCGAAACCACCCTCGAAGACATACTGAAGACGGTAAGTTACTAA
- a CDS encoding glycosyltransferase translates to MTDHMGTSAIRHRQDRGVSVVVLTWNGLEYTKPCLASVLANTDTSCVEVVVVDNGSTDGTVEYLKQLPGIASIFNNANLGFVKGNNAALKLIAPDRDVILLNNDTEIDDPDWIEKLRRTAYSRDNVGVVGCRIKRLDGEDFQHAGTYIPDRTYWGQQFGSGEQDVNQYPYDREVEGVVFACVYIRRELMDAIGFLDEDYFSYYEDSDYCLKARRAGFAVMNCGSLTIRHREHGSTSANKVNHNDMFMKSQETFLGKWKAVLDARYPHKLHLHSTFFNPVGYAMTARQIALGLDANGVSVSYEYLYGEGTVYPVEEPRERSTGVYALEVIKQRNVPSQSVPRLIYGQADAFATVRTEAYKIGYTMLETTGVPKEWVDGCNLMDELWVPSEFNKWTFKRSGVKVPINVMPLGLVDTNYFNPEIRGEPIPEIFTFLSIFEWGERKSPETLLRAFNRAFRVTDPVVLICKYSNRDPGVNPSAIVAALNLDPEGGRIVYSENESPPYYQVAQLYRSANCFVLPTRGEGWGMPILEAMACGVPVIASYWSAQQCFLDDDNSYPLQVSLIPAEAKCPYYLGFEWALPDEQHLVSLLRHVYQNPTEAVEKGLQAARDVADYWSLDKSADRMARRVADLQVESGERVRWSSPRRRIGIDCSRAVGGEVSGVGGYAATLVKGLSEWQFEHGREFDFLLFPGFGGFTHPDYQPAAKSPFPVRAGSGMTMYRGPLPAFGKEDSYVPGMDLVYCTANAFPKTIDSPSVMVVHDTTFLSHPQFHTRENIDLCENNFRRAVDAGSHFVSVSESSRHDLMRHYGVDGRRVTTIHNGIDGSIFHPAPVVFQHSVRQRYGLPEKFFLFVGSLEPRKNLKTLLSAMQRWQGKEVLVVVGGSGWLNDELRKLMAAAGSKVKLLGYVPRSDLPSLYSLASVFVYPSLYEGFGLPVIEAMACGAPVVTSSNSSLGEIAADAAVLLQDPLDVKEMEEALLRSSQDASLREHLRTAGLARAERFSLREQVSKHMTLFAQLLGGDR, encoded by the coding sequence ATGACTGATCACATGGGAACCTCGGCAATACGCCATCGTCAGGATCGCGGCGTGTCAGTGGTCGTGCTTACCTGGAACGGTCTTGAATACACCAAGCCCTGCTTGGCTAGTGTCCTCGCAAATACGGACACTAGTTGTGTCGAAGTCGTGGTCGTGGACAATGGCAGTACAGATGGGACCGTCGAGTACCTAAAACAGTTGCCGGGTATTGCCTCTATTTTCAATAATGCCAATCTGGGCTTTGTGAAAGGGAACAATGCTGCGCTAAAGCTCATTGCGCCCGATCGCGATGTGATCCTGTTGAACAACGATACCGAGATAGACGATCCAGACTGGATCGAAAAGCTGCGTCGTACCGCCTATTCCAGGGATAACGTGGGTGTGGTCGGCTGTAGGATCAAGCGTCTCGATGGCGAGGATTTTCAGCACGCCGGTACCTATATTCCGGACCGTACTTATTGGGGGCAGCAGTTCGGCTCTGGCGAGCAGGATGTCAATCAGTATCCGTACGATCGCGAGGTCGAAGGAGTGGTATTTGCCTGCGTCTATATCCGGCGGGAGCTGATGGATGCGATCGGTTTCCTCGATGAAGACTACTTTTCCTATTACGAGGATTCCGATTATTGCCTGAAGGCAAGGCGTGCTGGTTTCGCGGTCATGAACTGCGGTTCGCTCACCATCCGTCATCGTGAGCATGGTTCGACCTCTGCCAATAAGGTCAATCACAACGACATGTTCATGAAGTCGCAAGAGACCTTCCTTGGTAAATGGAAGGCGGTTCTCGATGCGCGATATCCACACAAGTTACATTTGCATTCGACTTTCTTCAATCCGGTCGGCTATGCGATGACCGCACGGCAGATCGCGCTTGGCCTTGATGCAAACGGCGTATCAGTTTCATATGAATATCTTTATGGCGAAGGCACGGTTTACCCCGTCGAAGAGCCTCGGGAGAGAAGCACTGGTGTCTATGCTTTGGAAGTCATCAAGCAGCGCAATGTTCCGAGCCAGTCCGTTCCACGGCTGATCTATGGTCAGGCCGATGCTTTTGCTACGGTACGAACGGAAGCCTATAAGATCGGTTATACCATGCTTGAAACTACCGGGGTTCCGAAGGAGTGGGTTGATGGATGCAACCTCATGGATGAACTCTGGGTGCCCAGCGAGTTCAACAAGTGGACGTTCAAGCGGTCGGGCGTGAAAGTCCCGATCAATGTGATGCCGTTGGGTCTCGTTGATACAAACTATTTCAATCCGGAAATCAGGGGGGAGCCTATCCCGGAGATTTTCACGTTCCTTTCGATCTTTGAATGGGGTGAGCGAAAGTCACCAGAGACGTTGCTACGCGCGTTCAATCGGGCGTTTCGCGTTACCGATCCAGTAGTCCTGATCTGCAAGTACTCGAATCGCGATCCCGGAGTGAATCCCTCCGCCATCGTGGCAGCGCTCAATCTGGATCCAGAGGGTGGCCGTATCGTCTATTCGGAGAACGAGAGTCCGCCTTACTACCAAGTGGCGCAATTATATCGTTCCGCCAATTGTTTCGTTCTTCCCACGCGTGGCGAAGGCTGGGGTATGCCGATACTGGAGGCGATGGCATGTGGAGTCCCCGTCATAGCCAGCTATTGGAGCGCGCAGCAGTGCTTTCTGGACGATGACAACAGCTATCCATTGCAGGTGTCATTGATTCCCGCGGAGGCGAAGTGTCCCTATTATCTTGGTTTCGAGTGGGCGCTGCCGGACGAGCAGCATTTGGTAAGTCTGCTGCGCCATGTCTATCAAAATCCCACGGAGGCAGTGGAAAAGGGGCTGCAGGCCGCACGGGATGTGGCCGACTATTGGTCGCTGGACAAGAGTGCCGATCGCATGGCGCGGAGAGTGGCTGATCTGCAAGTCGAGTCTGGCGAGAGGGTGCGCTGGTCGTCTCCGCGCAGACGCATCGGCATCGACTGCAGTCGAGCTGTCGGAGGGGAGGTGTCGGGCGTCGGTGGTTATGCCGCGACCTTGGTCAAGGGGTTGTCCGAATGGCAATTCGAACATGGCAGGGAATTTGACTTCTTGCTTTTTCCCGGCTTTGGAGGATTTACGCATCCCGACTATCAACCTGCAGCCAAATCGCCTTTCCCGGTGCGTGCGGGCTCGGGAATGACGATGTACCGCGGTCCCTTGCCGGCGTTCGGAAAAGAGGATAGCTATGTTCCGGGCATGGATCTGGTGTACTGCACTGCGAATGCGTTCCCCAAGACGATTGATAGCCCTAGCGTGATGGTGGTTCACGACACAACGTTCCTGTCGCATCCCCAGTTCCATACGCGCGAGAACATCGATCTGTGCGAGAACAACTTCAGGCGTGCGGTGGATGCCGGCAGTCATTTCGTCTCTGTGTCCGAAAGCTCCCGTCATGATCTGATGCGTCACTACGGTGTTGATGGTCGTCGTGTGACCACCATCCATAACGGTATCGACGGATCGATTTTTCACCCGGCACCTGTGGTTTTTCAACACAGCGTTCGCCAGCGCTACGGCTTGCCGGAAAAGTTCTTCCTCTTCGTAGGCTCGTTGGAGCCGCGCAAGAACCTGAAAACCCTGCTCAGTGCAATGCAACGTTGGCAAGGGAAGGAGGTGCTTGTCGTCGTCGGCGGAAGCGGCTGGCTCAACGATGAGCTGCGCAAGCTGATGGCGGCAGCCGGCAGCAAAGTGAAACTATTGGGTTACGTGCCGCGCTCTGATCTGCCTTCCCTGTACTCGCTTGCGTCTGTATTCGTTTATCCATCCCTCTATGAAGGCTTCGGCTTGCCGGTGATCGAAGCCATGGCTTGCGGGGCGCCAGTCGTCACGTCAAGCAACAGTTCGCTGGGCGAGATTGCTGCGGATGCCGCGGTCTTGCTGCAAGATCCTCTGGATGTTAAGGAAATGGAAGAGGCTTTGTTGCGTAGTTCTCAGGATGCGAGCCTGCGCGAACACCTGCGCACTGCAGGGCTTGCGAGGGCCGAGCGCTTCAGCCTTCGCGAGCAGGTCAGCAAGCACATGACTCTATTCGCACAACTTCTTGGAGGTGATCGGTGA
- a CDS encoding methyltransferase domain-containing protein, whose amino-acid sequence MSEQGLVSASEVMRRVRFRLGVASGARPPNEPGRQLSQIQAPSPILCERPALGFEQKQQYVVGDLTRFDDVEFIEHVYRALLMREPDEHARMYLNDLRSGYTSKIEILGDIRFSAEGMARSVHVDGLLIPYKLRKFRRLPVLGSVLSSLMALVRQPKLMDRIDAHVGQLGGSLFFLRSDLSSLARDQGTQIDSLRRAMDSHASVSDVQVLRESIRELAGELAAQRAEVKRSARSKARASAVSESLDQLYSDFEAQFRGPQEDIAERLRPYLQFVANIGAGVESAPVLDIGCGRGEWLKLVEEAGYRGFGVDMNAIFVQDCRQAGLSVELMDGLEKLRSLPDASIGLVSMFHLAEHLPFDVMIAIFDEVLRVLVPGGGFLVETPNPENALVAQWSFYMDPTHRNPLPPEMLRWMVQSRGFSESGIHRLFDARPVLPIERVAEAVPGADTINALVAPWKASFDYAVMARKPVASH is encoded by the coding sequence ATGTCTGAACAAGGTCTTGTTTCCGCATCCGAGGTCATGCGCCGTGTCAGATTCCGCCTCGGCGTGGCCTCGGGGGCGCGACCACCGAACGAGCCTGGCCGGCAGTTGTCGCAAATCCAGGCGCCCTCGCCGATACTGTGCGAACGTCCCGCGCTGGGCTTTGAGCAGAAGCAGCAGTATGTCGTCGGCGACTTGACACGGTTCGACGACGTGGAATTCATCGAGCATGTCTACAGGGCGCTGTTGATGCGAGAGCCTGATGAGCATGCGCGCATGTATCTGAACGACCTCCGTTCAGGTTACACGAGCAAGATTGAGATCTTGGGTGACATCCGTTTCTCAGCGGAAGGGATGGCGCGTTCCGTTCATGTCGATGGGCTGCTGATTCCGTACAAACTGCGCAAGTTCCGCCGCTTACCGGTTCTGGGTAGTGTTCTTTCCAGCCTCATGGCCTTGGTGAGGCAGCCCAAGCTCATGGATCGGATCGACGCGCATGTGGGGCAACTCGGTGGCTCCCTCTTCTTCCTTCGCAGCGATCTTTCCAGCTTGGCGCGCGATCAGGGAACGCAGATAGATTCGCTTCGGCGGGCGATGGATTCACACGCTAGCGTTTCAGATGTGCAGGTTCTGCGAGAGTCGATTCGAGAACTTGCCGGCGAACTCGCTGCGCAACGGGCCGAGGTAAAGCGGAGCGCTCGGTCCAAGGCGCGGGCCTCGGCCGTGAGCGAGAGTCTGGACCAGCTATATTCCGACTTCGAAGCCCAGTTTCGTGGTCCGCAAGAGGATATTGCTGAGCGCTTACGGCCTTATCTGCAATTTGTCGCCAACATAGGCGCGGGCGTTGAAAGCGCGCCGGTACTGGATATCGGCTGTGGCCGTGGGGAGTGGCTCAAGTTGGTAGAGGAAGCTGGTTACCGCGGCTTCGGCGTCGACATGAACGCGATTTTCGTGCAGGACTGCCGTCAGGCGGGATTGTCTGTTGAGCTGATGGACGGTTTGGAGAAGTTGCGATCCCTGCCAGATGCGAGTATCGGTTTGGTGAGCATGTTCCATCTGGCAGAGCATCTCCCCTTCGATGTGATGATCGCGATCTTTGACGAGGTACTGCGCGTCCTGGTTCCTGGTGGCGGTTTTTTGGTCGAGACCCCAAATCCGGAGAATGCGCTGGTTGCGCAGTGGTCGTTCTATATGGATCCTACGCACCGCAATCCCTTGCCGCCGGAGATGCTGCGCTGGATGGTGCAGTCGCGCGGCTTCTCGGAATCTGGAATCCATCGACTGTTCGATGCGCGCCCGGTTCTGCCGATCGAGCGGGTCGCCGAGGCTGTGCCCGGTGCGGATACCATCAACGCTCTCGTTGCGCCATGGAAGGCATCGTTCGACTACGCCGTGATGGCACGCAAGCCGGTGGCCTCGCATTGA
- a CDS encoding GDP-mannose 4,6-dehydratase yields MTSVKSALITGVTGQDGAYLAKLLLEKGYAVSGLLARRSTDTLWRLRELGIASDVALIDGDVADISSLIRALRHSLADEVYNLAAQSFVGSSWQQPVLTAQVDGVGVINVLEAVRIARPEARFYQASTSEMFGLIQAERQDEATPFYPRSPYGVAKLMGHWATVNYRESFGMHASSGILFNHESPLRGIEFVTRKVTDGVARIKLGKSKKLLLGNIDAKRDWGFAGDYVKAMWLMLQQPHGDDYVVATGVTTTVRDMCELAFSHVGLDYRDYVEIDPRFMRPAEVDVLLGNAAKANAKLGWRPETSLKELISMMVEADLRRVARE; encoded by the coding sequence ATGACTAGTGTAAAGAGTGCGTTGATCACCGGGGTGACTGGCCAGGATGGCGCCTATCTCGCAAAGCTGTTGCTTGAAAAGGGGTATGCCGTCAGTGGACTGCTCGCGCGTCGCAGTACTGACACCTTGTGGCGGTTGCGCGAATTGGGCATCGCTTCTGACGTTGCGTTGATCGATGGAGATGTTGCCGACATTTCCTCACTAATTCGCGCCCTTCGTCACTCGCTGGCGGACGAAGTCTACAATCTGGCTGCACAGAGCTTCGTGGGGAGTTCCTGGCAGCAGCCCGTTCTTACTGCGCAGGTCGATGGCGTGGGTGTCATCAATGTGCTTGAAGCGGTGCGTATCGCCCGCCCCGAAGCACGCTTTTATCAGGCGTCCACCAGTGAGATGTTCGGGTTGATTCAAGCCGAGCGCCAAGATGAGGCCACGCCCTTCTATCCGCGCAGCCCATATGGAGTGGCCAAGCTGATGGGTCACTGGGCGACGGTTAACTATCGCGAGAGCTTCGGCATGCACGCGTCCAGCGGTATCCTTTTCAATCACGAATCGCCACTGCGCGGCATCGAATTTGTCACACGAAAGGTTACAGACGGTGTGGCCCGTATCAAGCTGGGCAAGAGCAAAAAGCTCTTGCTCGGAAACATCGATGCAAAACGCGATTGGGGCTTTGCCGGCGATTATGTCAAAGCAATGTGGCTGATGCTTCAACAACCGCATGGCGACGACTATGTCGTCGCAACTGGGGTGACGACAACCGTGCGCGATATGTGTGAACTCGCTTTCAGTCATGTCGGGTTGGATTACCGCGATTACGTCGAAATCGATCCTCGCTTCATGCGCCCGGCGGAAGTTGATGTGTTGCTTGGCAATGCTGCCAAGGCCAACGCCAAGCTAGGTTGGCGCCCGGAGACCTCGCTGAAAGAATTGATTTCGATGATGGTGGAGGCTGATCTCCGACGCGTGGCAAGGGAATGA
- a CDS encoding glycosyltransferase, with the protein MPVYEDVEASGRLFQQLARVCSSSAYIVAVDDGSVRQPLDPAAIAAAGLDGVVIKLKRNVGHQRAIAVGLSYVAEHFGDDQRVVVMDSDGEDMPETISELMMGLDSPEVDVVVATRKSRVETLRFRAFYVVYKWLFAMLTGHKISFGNFMAAKMPAVRRLAVMQELWTHIAACVLSSKLRVATCALDRGPRYAGRSKMNFVGLALHGFRALMVFAEDVLVRVGIACTLVAALSVAGGVLALVLKAIGFATPGWFSLATGILLLVFLQTAALTLITLMLSGMIRSGGVLVPGNYHAFVQEVRHARPR; encoded by the coding sequence ATGCCAGTCTACGAGGATGTCGAGGCTTCTGGACGCTTGTTTCAGCAGCTCGCGCGAGTGTGCTCGTCCTCGGCCTATATTGTTGCGGTGGATGATGGTTCGGTCCGGCAACCCCTGGATCCGGCGGCGATCGCCGCTGCGGGGCTGGATGGTGTCGTGATTAAGCTCAAGCGCAATGTCGGGCATCAGCGTGCTATTGCCGTCGGCCTCAGTTACGTGGCAGAGCACTTCGGTGACGACCAGCGTGTGGTCGTGATGGACTCCGATGGTGAGGACATGCCTGAAACCATATCCGAACTCATGATGGGCCTGGATTCGCCCGAAGTGGACGTAGTGGTGGCCACTCGCAAGAGCCGGGTAGAGACACTGCGATTCCGCGCGTTCTACGTGGTCTATAAGTGGCTGTTCGCCATGCTCACTGGCCATAAGATCAGCTTCGGCAACTTCATGGCAGCCAAGATGCCCGCGGTGCGGCGTCTGGCCGTCATGCAGGAGCTTTGGACCCACATCGCGGCCTGCGTACTCAGCTCGAAGCTGCGAGTGGCGACTTGCGCGCTGGACCGTGGCCCACGCTACGCCGGTCGTAGCAAGATGAATTTCGTCGGCTTGGCATTGCATGGGTTTCGTGCACTGATGGTTTTCGCTGAGGATGTACTGGTAAGGGTTGGCATCGCTTGCACGTTGGTGGCGGCGCTTTCGGTCGCCGGCGGGGTGCTGGCGCTGGTGCTTAAGGCTATCGGCTTTGCAACGCCTGGCTGGTTCTCGCTAGCGACGGGCATTCTTTTGCTGGTATTCCTGCAGACCGCGGCATTGACCCTGATCACCCTGATGCTGTCGGGCATGATCCGTAGCGGCGGTGTGTTGGTGCCTGGCAATTATCACGCGTTCGTCCAAGAGGTCAGGCATGCCCGTCCGCGCTGA
- a CDS encoding SDR family oxidoreductase, with the protein MHTNDSRVLVTGGAGFLGSHLCDRLIAAGHDVLCVDNFYTGRKANVAGLLPSPRFELMRHDVTFPLYVEVDRIFNLACPASPIHYQADPVQTTKTSVHGAINMLGLAKRVGARILQASTSEVYGDPEIHPQVEGYWGRVNPVGIRSCYDEGKRCAETLFFDYWRQHRLEIKVMRIFNTYGPRMHPNDGRVVSNFIVQALRGEPITIYGEGTQTRSFCYVDDLIEGMLRLMESDPSFTGPINIGNPREFTMLQLAETVLRLVGGKSKLVFEPLPSDDPRQRQPDISLAKDKLDWQPKVTLEDGLKETIAYFRSRLEQ; encoded by the coding sequence ATGCATACTAACGATAGTCGGGTACTCGTCACCGGCGGCGCAGGTTTCTTGGGTTCGCATCTGTGCGACCGGCTGATTGCGGCCGGGCACGATGTCCTTTGCGTAGACAACTTCTACACTGGGCGCAAGGCCAATGTGGCTGGCCTGCTCCCAAGTCCTCGGTTCGAGTTGATGCGTCACGATGTGACGTTCCCGCTCTATGTCGAGGTGGATCGCATCTTCAATCTGGCCTGCCCCGCGTCACCGATACACTATCAGGCAGATCCGGTGCAGACGACCAAGACCAGCGTTCATGGTGCGATCAACATGTTGGGCTTGGCTAAGCGTGTCGGTGCCCGAATTCTGCAGGCGAGCACTAGCGAGGTGTACGGCGACCCGGAGATCCATCCGCAGGTCGAGGGCTATTGGGGCCGCGTTAACCCGGTGGGAATCCGTAGCTGCTACGACGAGGGCAAGCGCTGCGCCGAGACCTTGTTCTTCGATTACTGGCGCCAGCACCGTCTCGAAATCAAGGTCATGCGCATCTTCAATACCTATGGTCCGCGCATGCATCCCAATGATGGTCGTGTGGTCAGCAACTTCATCGTGCAGGCGCTGCGAGGCGAGCCAATCACGATTTATGGAGAAGGCACGCAGACGCGGAGCTTCTGCTACGTCGATGATTTGATCGAGGGCATGCTGCGCCTGATGGAAAGCGATCCTTCGTTCACCGGGCCGATCAATATCGGCAATCCCCGCGAGTTCACCATGCTGCAGCTTGCCGAGACGGTGCTGCGCCTAGTTGGTGGCAAGTCGAAGCTCGTTTTTGAGCCGTTGCCATCGGATGACCCCAGACAACGTCAGCCGGATATTAGCCTGGCCAAGGATAAGCTAGACTGGCAGCCGAAGGTGACGCTGGAGGATGGTCTTAAGGAAACTATCGCCTACTTCCGTAGCCGCTTGGAGCAGTGA
- a CDS encoding ABC transporter ATP-binding protein produces MSPRLVVEGVGKRFVRWHSEFLRVLSWFGLPLKPSEEHWVLRGVTFSVRPGESVGIVGQNGAGKSTLLKLITGTSRPTIGKITQTGSVAAILELGMGFNPDLTGRQNVFHAAGLMGHSQAAIEGVIDEIEDFAEIGDYFDAPVRTYSSGMQMRVAFSVATAFKPDLLIVDEALSVGDAYFVHKCFDRIRDYRENGTSLLFVSHDPGAVQALCDRAILIEGGKVVLDSDPKRVIDYYNALIAMKEKGVIAVEADGSGPARVESGTQEAVIEDVQLLDADGKPTEYIESGAMVTLRVNVHVNVPVEQLVFGYMLRDRLGQVIFGTNTYHTEQVLSSLESGSKVTYEARFVANLGPGTYSVSVALTDTQDHLGRNYQWKDTVLVFSVANVDHPYFIGCNWMQPSITATLVTR; encoded by the coding sequence ATGAGTCCGCGACTTGTAGTTGAGGGGGTCGGCAAGCGTTTCGTGCGCTGGCACAGCGAGTTTCTGCGCGTCCTCTCATGGTTTGGTCTTCCATTGAAGCCGTCCGAAGAGCATTGGGTCCTGCGCGGTGTCACCTTCTCTGTCAGGCCTGGCGAGAGCGTCGGTATCGTCGGGCAGAACGGCGCTGGCAAAAGCACGCTGCTCAAGCTCATCACTGGGACATCGCGGCCAACCATCGGCAAGATCACCCAGACCGGTAGCGTTGCAGCAATTCTTGAGCTCGGTATGGGCTTCAACCCGGATCTGACAGGTCGCCAGAACGTCTTCCATGCGGCGGGCCTGATGGGCCACTCGCAAGCAGCCATCGAGGGCGTCATCGACGAGATTGAAGACTTTGCGGAGATCGGTGACTATTTCGACGCTCCGGTGCGCACTTATTCCAGCGGCATGCAGATGCGGGTGGCGTTCAGTGTGGCAACCGCGTTCAAGCCGGATCTATTGATCGTTGACGAGGCGCTTTCCGTTGGTGACGCTTACTTTGTCCACAAGTGCTTCGACCGTATCAGGGACTATCGCGAGAACGGCACTAGCCTTCTGTTCGTTTCCCATGATCCAGGCGCGGTGCAGGCGTTGTGTGATCGTGCGATCCTGATCGAGGGCGGCAAGGTCGTGCTGGATTCGGATCCGAAGCGGGTCATCGACTACTACAACGCGCTGATTGCGATGAAGGAGAAGGGAGTGATTGCGGTAGAGGCCGATGGTAGTGGGCCGGCCCGTGTGGAGTCGGGCACGCAAGAGGCGGTGATCGAGGATGTACAGTTGCTGGATGCGGATGGCAAGCCGACCGAGTACATCGAGTCGGGGGCGATGGTGACGCTGCGCGTTAATGTACACGTCAATGTGCCTGTGGAGCAGCTGGTCTTCGGCTACATGCTGCGCGATCGGTTGGGGCAGGTGATCTTCGGTACAAATACGTACCATACAGAGCAAGTGCTCAGCTCCTTGGAGTCCGGCAGCAAGGTGACATATGAGGCACGTTTCGTTGCGAATCTAGGTCCGGGGACCTATTCCGTCTCGGTGGCCTTGACGGATACGCAGGATCATCTCGGACGGAATTATCAGTGGAAGGATACGGTGCTGGTATTCTCTGTGGCCAATGTGGATCACCCGTATTTCATTGGATGCAACTGGATGCAGCCGAGCATTACCGCTACGTTGGTAACGCGCTGA